In the genome of Anabaena cylindrica PCC 7122, the window TCCTGGAACCACTCAAAATACCACTGCTTCTAGTCCAGCTAAACTAGATCTTGGTGGAAATCTTACCTTAACTGGTGCAGGCGCAACTTTCCCAGCGCCATTGTATACAAGTTGGTTTACTGATTTAAACAAAAAATATCCGAGTTTGCAAGTTAGCTATCAGTCAGTAGGTAGCGGTGCTGGTGTTGAGCAATTTATCCAAGGTACTGTAGACTTTGGTGCCAGTGATGTAGCGATGAAGGATGAAGAAATCGCCAAAGTATCCCAAGATAAAGGCGTGATTTTACTACCTGTGACTGCTGGGAGTATTGTACTAGCTTACAATCTGCCAGATGTTGCTGAACTAAAACTACCACGAACAGTTTATACTGATATCTTATTAGGTAAAATCAAGTCATGGGATGATCCGGCAATTGCTAAAGCTAACCCTGAAGCAAAGCTGCCCAAACAACCAATCACTGTTGTATATCGTGCTGATGGTAGTGGTACTACAGGTGTGTTCACAAAACACATGAGTGCTATTAGCCCAGAGTGGAAAACTAAAGTTGGCGATGGTAAAAGTGTAAACTGGCCTGTAGGCGTTGGTGCTAAAGGTAATGAAGGTGTAACAGCCCAAATCCAACAGACTCAAGGCTCTAT includes:
- the pstS gene encoding phosphate ABC transporter substrate-binding protein PstS, with product MLSRLIPVKNNRLQASITVFALTLGLAACGGESTPDKAATTETPGTTQNTTASSPAKLDLGGNLTLTGAGATFPAPLYTSWFTDLNKKYPSLQVSYQSVGSGAGVEQFIQGTVDFGASDVAMKDEEIAKVSQDKGVILLPVTAGSIVLAYNLPDVAELKLPRTVYTDILLGKIKSWDDPAIAKANPEAKLPKQPITVVYRADGSGTTGVFTKHMSAISPEWKTKVGDGKSVNWPVGVGAKGNEGVTAQIQQTQGSIGYIEYGYAKQNNIKFAALENKSGTMVVANEESASKTLAAVTLPENLRAFIADPEGADSYPIVTYTWLLVYKKYPDAAKAKAIEAAIEYALTDGQKLAGELGYVPLPANVISKVAAAADQISPDYKIAVSGGTGASQ